The following coding sequences are from one Streptomyces angustmyceticus window:
- a CDS encoding alkene reductase, with product MHTAFDPITVGPLTLPNRIAMAPLTRRRAYGEGLSATPLMTEYYRQRATAGLIIAEALQPSRVGQGYTDTPGLHDARQVESWRPVTRAVHDAGGRIYAQLMHAGRNSHPELLGGGLHPVAPSAVAADGMVRVHGGEPAVRRPYPVPHALSTQQIADTIADFADAAARAIDAGFDGVELHGAYGYLVQQFLSGNANLRTDAYGGSVAGRVRFPVELVEAVAARIGAERLALRISPGCTAFGLEEPDLRELYPALLDALPRQLAYLHVFEFPGHRDLTVELRRRWDGVFMLNPHAAPEDWPAGPRQLHLVDDGLADILSFGTHFIANPDLVDRLRNGAALNEADHTTFYRGDHHGYTDYPTMTQARQ from the coding sequence ATGCACACCGCGTTCGACCCGATCACCGTCGGCCCGCTCACCCTCCCCAACCGGATCGCCATGGCGCCGCTGACCCGCCGCCGCGCGTACGGCGAGGGGCTGTCAGCGACCCCGCTCATGACGGAGTACTACCGGCAGCGCGCCACCGCCGGCCTGATCATCGCCGAGGCCCTCCAGCCCAGCCGCGTCGGCCAGGGCTACACCGACACCCCCGGCCTGCACGACGCCCGCCAGGTCGAGTCCTGGCGCCCCGTCACCCGGGCCGTCCACGACGCGGGCGGCCGCATCTACGCACAGCTGATGCACGCGGGCCGCAACAGCCACCCCGAACTCCTGGGCGGCGGCCTGCACCCCGTCGCGCCGTCGGCGGTCGCGGCCGACGGCATGGTGCGCGTCCACGGAGGCGAGCCGGCCGTCCGCAGGCCCTACCCCGTGCCGCACGCCCTCAGCACCCAGCAGATCGCCGACACCATCGCCGACTTCGCCGACGCGGCCGCGCGCGCGATCGACGCCGGGTTCGACGGCGTCGAGCTGCACGGCGCGTACGGCTACCTCGTCCAGCAGTTCCTCTCGGGCAACGCCAACCTCCGCACCGACGCCTACGGCGGCAGCGTCGCCGGGCGCGTCCGCTTCCCCGTCGAACTCGTCGAAGCCGTGGCCGCACGCATCGGCGCGGAGCGGCTGGCGCTGCGGATCAGCCCCGGCTGCACCGCGTTCGGCCTCGAAGAGCCCGACCTGCGCGAGCTCTACCCGGCACTGCTCGACGCGCTGCCCCGGCAGCTGGCGTACCTGCACGTCTTCGAGTTCCCCGGCCACCGCGACCTCACGGTGGAGCTGCGCCGCCGCTGGGACGGGGTGTTCATGCTCAACCCGCACGCGGCCCCCGAGGACTGGCCCGCCGGCCCCCGCCAACTGCACCTGGTGGACGACGGGCTCGCCGACATCCTCTCCTTCGGCACGCACTTCATCGCCAACCCCGACCTCGTCGACCGTCTCCGCAACGGCGCCGCCCTCAACGAGGCCGACCACACCACCTTCTACCGCGGCGACCACCACGGCTACACGGACTACCCGACGATGACGCAGGCCCGGCAGTAA
- a CDS encoding FtsK/SpoIIIE domain-containing protein, translating into MLTVVEGGGEAFDVHLDADPDTPVGAVAEALAKAGGVPRPPEGLGLYAGDRLLPADLRLREAPLQHAAVVGLGRPAGTASAEPDGLVEVRAVGGTGAGAVHRLDIGEYRIGLAPDGTAQVLRAAPHRPFAVLTVGPGGRCRVAPDAAAAPDGPAQLDREVLAGATAWPAGAQLLVGGCLLELALPQPPDAALQPSEDGTGRDYNRPPRLRPAENATRFTLPSPPATPAARPLPWITAAAPLVMAVVGALALGRMQMLFFGLLSPVVIVGNYLMSRRNGRQSHSDEVAAYEEKKARIEGEAEQALAAERTARRRGFPDPAEVVLTAVGPRRRLWERRTSDADFLELRIGTADLPSDVVLTDPTKDEHRRQDPWTAYDVPVTVPLREHDVLGIAGEGEAARAVARWAIAQAAVLHSPRDLQIHLLTTGGPGRDGWSWLRWLPHVRKKSGDTPASIGYGTETCARRVAELSALIAERAGREDRRGRTAGPDVLVVLDGARRLRSLPGVAQILRDGPSVGVRAVCLDAEERLLPEECHAVVAEEPGGTVRVGRSGRGTVGGIRPDVVSPDWCRSLARAMGPLRDPGGDAEEAAVLPNSARLLDVLALDPPQAAGIRARWTAGGRSTRAAVGVSLDGPFHLDLRRDGPHGLVAGTTGSGKSELLQTLVASLAVANRPDAMTFVLVDYKGGSAFKDCVHLPHTVGMVTDLDAHLVERALVSLTAELTRREHILAAAGAKDIEDYVDLLEREPAAGRPPMPRLLIVIDEFASMVRDLPDFVKGLVNIAQRGRSLGIHLILATQRPSGVVSSEIRANTNLRIALRVTDAGESQDVLNSPEAAGISQSTPGRAYVRLGQNSLVPFQSGRVGGRRPGAAAASLPAPWAVAVGWERLGEPLPARPRAAAAPAEVETDLTGLVAAIRAADREMGIPAQHSPWLPPLPDQLVTGDLPPVPPSDYDLPPVAYGVVDLPAQQARLPLVIDPATLGHLHVVGSPRQGRSQTLRTLAGTLASVHSPDRLHMYGIDCGNGALLAMEGLPHCGAVTQRTQPDRVARLLVRLTAELTRRQEMLAARGSADLTELRRALPEHERPPHIVLFVDRWEVFDKQLGEYDGGNLLNSVLTLLRDGASAGIHLVMTGDRALFSSRVNSSTEDKLVLKLNEKSEYGMIGITQRNVPDEIPPGRAFRAADKAEVQIALLTGNPEGQAQAAALQQIAEQCRQRAAHLPAATRPFRVDTLPDRLTFEEAARFVPARRSARWALAGVGGDELTALGPDFTVTPTFLVAGPARSGRSTVLSTLALALLSAGTPVVIGAPARSPLRHLAGRPGVLAVFDDADLDPTALETALSSAPDGAVVLLDDADLLLKTKAEPVLTKIAKSGAETGRGLVIAGQTDRLSSGFSGWHTEARRNRCGLLLKPQNMSDGELIGVKVPRSRLGATRPGRAILHLGDGVLRTVQVPETVLPAPEG; encoded by the coding sequence ATGTTGACCGTGGTCGAGGGGGGCGGTGAGGCGTTCGACGTCCACCTCGACGCCGACCCCGACACGCCCGTGGGGGCCGTCGCGGAGGCGCTGGCCAAGGCGGGCGGCGTCCCCCGGCCCCCGGAGGGCCTCGGCCTGTACGCCGGTGACCGGCTGCTGCCCGCGGACCTGCGGCTGCGGGAGGCGCCGCTGCAGCACGCGGCGGTCGTGGGCCTGGGGCGCCCGGCGGGCACCGCGTCCGCCGAACCGGACGGGCTGGTGGAGGTCCGTGCGGTCGGCGGGACCGGGGCGGGCGCGGTGCACCGGCTCGACATCGGCGAGTACCGGATCGGCCTGGCGCCCGACGGCACCGCCCAGGTGCTGCGCGCCGCGCCGCACCGTCCGTTCGCCGTCCTGACCGTGGGCCCCGGGGGACGCTGCCGGGTGGCGCCCGACGCGGCGGCGGCGCCGGACGGCCCCGCGCAACTGGACCGCGAGGTCCTCGCCGGGGCCACCGCCTGGCCGGCCGGCGCCCAGCTCCTCGTCGGCGGCTGCCTGCTCGAACTCGCCCTCCCGCAGCCGCCGGACGCGGCGCTGCAGCCGTCGGAGGACGGCACCGGGCGGGACTACAACCGGCCGCCGCGGCTGCGTCCGGCCGAGAACGCCACCCGCTTCACCCTGCCCTCCCCGCCCGCGACGCCCGCCGCCCGGCCGCTCCCGTGGATCACCGCGGCCGCCCCGCTGGTGATGGCGGTCGTCGGGGCGCTGGCCCTCGGCCGTATGCAGATGCTGTTCTTCGGGCTGCTCTCCCCGGTCGTGATCGTCGGCAATTACCTGATGAGCCGGCGCAACGGACGCCAGTCGCACTCCGACGAGGTCGCCGCCTACGAGGAGAAGAAGGCGCGCATCGAGGGCGAGGCGGAACAGGCCCTGGCGGCCGAACGCACCGCCCGGCGCCGCGGCTTCCCGGACCCGGCCGAGGTCGTGCTGACCGCCGTCGGCCCCCGGCGCCGCCTGTGGGAGCGCCGCACCTCGGACGCCGACTTCCTGGAACTGCGCATCGGCACCGCCGACCTGCCCTCCGACGTGGTGCTGACGGACCCGACCAAGGACGAGCACCGCCGCCAGGACCCGTGGACCGCGTACGACGTCCCGGTGACCGTGCCGCTGCGCGAGCACGACGTCCTGGGCATCGCCGGCGAGGGCGAGGCCGCGCGCGCCGTGGCCCGGTGGGCCATCGCCCAGGCCGCCGTCCTGCACAGCCCCCGCGACCTGCAGATCCACCTGCTGACGACCGGCGGCCCGGGCCGCGACGGCTGGTCCTGGCTGCGCTGGCTGCCGCATGTGCGCAAGAAGTCCGGCGACACCCCGGCGAGCATCGGCTACGGCACCGAGACCTGCGCCCGGCGGGTCGCCGAACTGAGCGCGCTGATCGCCGAGCGCGCCGGGCGGGAGGACCGGCGCGGCCGGACCGCCGGGCCCGATGTGCTGGTCGTCCTCGACGGGGCCCGCAGGCTGCGCTCGCTGCCCGGCGTGGCGCAGATCCTGCGCGACGGCCCGTCCGTCGGCGTCCGCGCGGTCTGCCTGGACGCCGAGGAGCGGCTGCTGCCCGAGGAGTGCCACGCCGTCGTCGCCGAGGAGCCCGGCGGCACCGTGCGGGTGGGCCGCTCCGGCCGGGGCACCGTCGGGGGCATCCGGCCCGACGTGGTGTCCCCGGACTGGTGCCGTTCGCTGGCCCGCGCGATGGGGCCGCTGCGGGACCCGGGCGGCGACGCCGAGGAGGCCGCGGTGCTCCCCAACTCCGCGCGGCTGCTCGACGTCCTCGCCCTCGACCCGCCGCAGGCCGCCGGCATCAGGGCGCGCTGGACGGCCGGCGGCCGCTCGACCCGGGCCGCCGTCGGCGTCTCCCTGGACGGCCCGTTCCACCTGGACCTGCGGCGCGACGGCCCGCACGGGCTGGTCGCCGGCACCACCGGCTCCGGCAAGTCCGAACTCCTCCAGACGCTGGTCGCCTCGCTCGCGGTGGCCAACCGCCCGGACGCGATGACGTTCGTCCTCGTCGACTACAAGGGCGGCTCCGCGTTCAAGGACTGTGTGCACCTGCCGCACACCGTCGGCATGGTCACCGACCTCGACGCCCACCTCGTCGAGCGGGCCCTGGTGTCGCTGACGGCCGAACTCACCCGGCGCGAGCACATCCTCGCCGCGGCCGGCGCCAAGGACATCGAGGACTACGTCGACCTGCTGGAGCGCGAGCCGGCCGCCGGCCGCCCCCCGATGCCCCGGCTGCTCATCGTCATCGACGAGTTCGCCTCGATGGTGCGCGACCTGCCGGACTTCGTGAAGGGCCTGGTCAACATCGCGCAGCGGGGCCGCAGCCTCGGCATCCACCTGATCCTGGCGACGCAGCGCCCCAGCGGCGTGGTCTCCTCGGAGATCCGCGCCAACACCAACCTGCGCATCGCACTGCGCGTGACGGACGCCGGCGAGAGCCAGGACGTCCTCAACTCCCCGGAAGCCGCCGGGATCTCGCAGAGCACCCCCGGCCGCGCCTATGTGCGCCTGGGCCAGAACTCCCTGGTGCCGTTCCAGTCCGGCCGGGTCGGCGGCCGGCGGCCCGGCGCCGCGGCGGCCTCGCTGCCGGCGCCGTGGGCGGTGGCGGTCGGCTGGGAGCGGCTCGGCGAGCCGCTGCCGGCCCGGCCGCGCGCCGCGGCCGCGCCCGCCGAGGTGGAGACCGACCTCACCGGCCTCGTCGCGGCGATCCGCGCCGCGGACCGGGAGATGGGCATCCCCGCGCAGCACAGCCCCTGGCTGCCGCCGCTGCCCGACCAGCTGGTCACCGGCGACCTGCCCCCGGTCCCGCCCTCGGACTACGACCTGCCGCCCGTCGCGTACGGCGTGGTGGACCTGCCCGCACAGCAGGCCCGGCTCCCGCTGGTGATCGACCCGGCGACGCTCGGGCACCTGCACGTGGTCGGCTCGCCCCGGCAGGGCCGTTCGCAGACGCTGCGCACCCTCGCCGGCACGCTGGCGAGCGTCCATTCCCCGGACCGGCTGCACATGTACGGCATCGACTGCGGCAACGGCGCGCTGCTGGCCATGGAGGGCCTGCCGCACTGCGGCGCCGTCACCCAGCGCACCCAGCCCGACCGGGTGGCCCGGCTGCTCGTCCGGCTGACGGCGGAGCTCACCCGGCGCCAGGAGATGCTCGCCGCCCGCGGCAGCGCCGACCTGACCGAGCTGCGCCGCGCCCTGCCCGAGCACGAACGGCCGCCGCACATCGTGCTGTTCGTCGACCGGTGGGAGGTCTTCGACAAGCAGCTCGGCGAGTACGACGGCGGGAACCTGCTGAACTCCGTGCTGACCCTGCTCAGGGACGGCGCCAGCGCCGGCATCCACCTGGTGATGACCGGCGACCGGGCGCTGTTCTCCAGCCGGGTCAACAGCTCCACCGAGGACAAGCTCGTGCTGAAGCTGAACGAGAAGTCCGAGTACGGGATGATCGGCATCACCCAGCGGAACGTGCCCGACGAGATCCCGCCGGGCCGCGCCTTCCGCGCCGCCGACAAGGCCGAGGTGCAGATCGCGCTCCTCACCGGCAATCCGGAGGGCCAGGCGCAGGCCGCGGCGCTCCAGCAGATCGCCGAGCAGTGCCGGCAGCGGGCCGCCCACCTGCCGGCCGCCACCCGGCCGTTCCGCGTCGACACCCTGCCGGACCGGCTCACCTTCGAGGAGGCCGCCCGGTTCGTCCCGGCCCGGCGCTCCGCGCGCTGGGCCCTGGCCGGCGTCGGCGGCGACGAACTCACCGCGCTCGGCCCGGACTTCACCGTCACGCCGACGTTCCTGGTCGCCGGGCCCGCCCGCTCGGGCCGCAGCACCGTCCTGTCGACGCTGGCGCTGGCCCTGCTCTCGGCCGGCACCCCGGTCGTGATCGGGGCCCCCGCCCGCTCGCCGCTGCGCCACCTCGCCGGGCGGCCCGGCGTGCTCGCGGTGTTCGACGACGCCGACCTCGACCCCACTGCCCTGGAGACGGCACTGTCCTCCGCGCCCGACGGGGCCGTGGTGCTCCTCGACGACGCCGACCTGCTGCTGAAGACGAAGGCCGAGCCGGTCCTCACCAAGATCGCCAAATCCGGCGCCGAGACCGGCCGCGGCCTGGTGATCGCCGGCCAGACCGACCGCCTCTCCTCCGGCTTCTCCGGCTGGCACACCGAGGCCCGCCGCAACCGGTGCGGCCTGCTGCTCAAGCCGCAGAACATGAGCGACGGCGAACTGATCGGCGTCAAGGTCCCCCGCAGCCGCCTGGGCGCGACCCGTCCGGGCCGGGCGATCCTGCACCTGGGTGACGGCGTCCTGCGCACCGTGCAGGTCCCGGAGACGGTACTCCCGGCACCCGAGGGCTGA
- a CDS encoding polysaccharide deacetylase family protein → MREISRRGIFGLGIGAAAALSVAGCTSSGSSASGKVGTQPGQKRQGKPIGDGSTAYTGKQPHQPSTPEKLQPGQKPPQFVVFSWDGAGEVGNGLFPRFRKLARDHNASMTFFLSGLYTLPESKRRMYRPPNNPVGHSDIDFLTDEHIKATLKNVRAAWLEGHEIGTHFNGHFCGDASGSVKYWTPAQWDDEIEQAMSFVTKWRTNTGFTDVEPLPFDYSKELVGSRTPCLLGQDNLLPTARKRGWRYDASSPGGSQIWPSKKQGLWDFPLQKMPFPGHTFEVLSMDYNILANQSKNSTKAPPANYPAWRKQATDSYINGFKRAYETNRAPFFVGNHFEQWNGGIYMDAVEEAIKYIADAKHKDVRMVSFRQLCDWLDAQDPKVLADLRRLDVGQQFTGRG, encoded by the coding sequence ATGCGTGAAATCAGCCGCCGAGGGATATTCGGGCTCGGAATAGGAGCGGCAGCCGCTCTCTCCGTCGCCGGCTGCACCTCTTCCGGATCGTCGGCCTCCGGAAAGGTCGGAACCCAGCCCGGCCAGAAGAGGCAGGGCAAGCCGATCGGTGACGGCTCCACGGCGTACACCGGGAAGCAGCCCCACCAGCCGTCCACGCCGGAGAAGCTGCAGCCGGGCCAGAAGCCGCCGCAGTTCGTCGTCTTCTCCTGGGACGGCGCGGGCGAGGTGGGCAACGGGCTCTTCCCCCGGTTCCGGAAGCTCGCCAGGGACCACAACGCCTCCATGACCTTCTTCCTCTCCGGGCTGTACACGCTGCCCGAGTCGAAGCGGCGCATGTACCGCCCGCCGAACAACCCCGTCGGCCACTCCGACATCGACTTCCTCACCGACGAGCACATCAAGGCGACGCTGAAGAACGTGCGCGCGGCGTGGCTGGAGGGCCACGAGATAGGCACCCACTTCAACGGCCACTTCTGCGGCGACGCCTCGGGCTCGGTGAAGTACTGGACCCCCGCCCAGTGGGACGACGAGATCGAGCAGGCCATGTCCTTCGTCACCAAGTGGCGGACCAACACCGGCTTCACCGACGTCGAACCGCTGCCCTTCGACTACAGCAAGGAGTTGGTCGGCAGCCGTACGCCGTGTCTGCTCGGGCAGGACAACCTGCTGCCGACGGCGCGCAAGCGCGGCTGGCGCTACGACGCGAGCTCCCCCGGCGGCTCGCAGATCTGGCCCAGCAAGAAGCAGGGCCTGTGGGACTTCCCGCTCCAGAAGATGCCGTTCCCCGGCCACACCTTCGAGGTCCTCTCGATGGACTACAACATCCTGGCCAACCAGTCGAAGAACTCCACCAAGGCCCCGCCGGCCAACTACCCCGCCTGGCGCAAGCAGGCCACCGACTCCTACATCAACGGCTTCAAGCGGGCCTACGAGACCAACCGCGCGCCGTTCTTCGTCGGCAACCACTTCGAGCAGTGGAACGGCGGCATCTACATGGACGCCGTCGAGGAGGCGATCAAGTACATCGCCGACGCCAAGCACAAGGACGTCCGGATGGTGTCCTTCCGCCAGCTCTGCGACTGGCTGGACGCCCAGGACCCGAAGGTCCTCGCCGACCTGCGCCGGCTCGACGTGGGACAGCAGTTCACCGGACGCGGCTGA
- a CDS encoding MarR family winged helix-turn-helix transcriptional regulator, which yields MSRTTNRDTPSTPPASAPADASVPVPAAAHAGPVSHAIFRVARLHRMIAGQLLRPLGLHLGQELVMMHLWELGPQRQTDLVRLIDSDAATMTRSIKRLENAGFVRRRPCPDDRRAVLIEPTAASQALRREVERIWAELEDASAGGLTPDQQTEALDTLRRIEDNLARVAARSGEGGS from the coding sequence ATGAGCCGGACGACCAACCGGGACACGCCCAGCACCCCGCCGGCATCCGCACCGGCCGACGCCTCGGTGCCGGTGCCCGCCGCCGCCCACGCGGGGCCCGTCAGCCACGCGATCTTCCGCGTGGCCCGCCTGCACCGCATGATCGCCGGGCAGCTCCTGCGCCCCCTCGGCCTCCACCTCGGCCAGGAGCTGGTCATGATGCACCTGTGGGAACTCGGCCCCCAGCGGCAGACCGACCTCGTGCGCCTGATCGACTCCGATGCCGCCACCATGACCCGCAGCATCAAGCGCCTGGAGAACGCCGGCTTCGTCCGCCGCCGCCCCTGCCCCGACGACAGGCGCGCCGTCCTCATCGAACCGACCGCCGCCAGCCAGGCGCTGCGCCGCGAGGTCGAACGCATCTGGGCCGAGCTGGAGGACGCCTCCGCGGGCGGCCTCACCCCCGACCAGCAGACCGAAGCCCTGGACACCCTGCGCCGCATCGAGGACAACCTCGCGCGGGTGGCGGCACGTTCGGGGGAGGGTGGCTCGTAG
- a CDS encoding sigma-70 family RNA polymerase sigma factor, with protein sequence MSASASTEDCIPRTRAAELRPDEFLRALYHFHGSALLQFAARRLGGDWHRAEDVLQEVAIRAWRHAGELDPTADSARPWLFTVLRNLVIDGHRARQARPPEVGDPELAHLPVSDEVDHILTSQVLIEALRELRPPQREVLLHVHYLGRSVNQTARVLGVPPGTVKSRTYYAARALREALHSRGLHAGGQDRAAG encoded by the coding sequence TTGTCGGCCAGCGCTTCGACCGAAGACTGCATACCCCGCACCCGCGCAGCGGAACTCCGCCCCGACGAGTTCCTCAGAGCCCTCTACCACTTCCACGGCAGCGCGCTGCTGCAGTTCGCCGCGCGGCGGCTGGGGGGCGACTGGCACCGCGCCGAGGACGTCCTCCAGGAGGTCGCGATACGGGCCTGGCGCCACGCCGGGGAGCTCGACCCGACCGCGGACTCGGCGCGGCCGTGGCTGTTCACCGTGCTGCGCAACCTCGTCATCGACGGCCACCGGGCCCGCCAGGCCAGACCGCCGGAGGTCGGCGACCCGGAACTCGCCCACCTCCCGGTCTCCGACGAGGTGGACCACATCCTCACCTCCCAGGTGCTGATCGAGGCGCTGCGGGAGCTGCGGCCGCCGCAGCGCGAGGTCCTGCTGCACGTGCACTACCTGGGGCGCAGCGTCAACCAGACGGCCCGGGTCCTCGGCGTGCCGCCGGGCACGGTCAAGTCCCGGACGTACTACGCCGCCCGCGCCCTGCGGGAGGCGCTGCACAGCCGCGGACTGCACGCGGGCGGTCAGGACCGGGCCGCCGGATGA
- a CDS encoding Lrp/AsnC family transcriptional regulator: MLDVLDRGLLQALQIDGRVAFSLVGEVLGVSDQTIARRYARLRAEAGVRVLGAVLPQAVGRQVWVVRVRCVPEAAVGLARALARQPETSWVQIASGGSEIICMVQAPADAPAEESALLSRLPRTPRVTEVSAHCVLHMFFGGSTSPLTKNGPLTSGQRARLRPPAAEPVTSPVDLSAADHALLSALALDGRAGFRSLAEATGWSQTRVRRRLAELRSGGIVYFDVDFDPAPFGLRTSAALWLSVAPGHLAAAGEALAAHPQVGFAAATTGASHLYASVQCGDSTALYAYLTGPVAALPGVRSVETAPSMRVFKQAATVVG; the protein is encoded by the coding sequence ATGCTGGACGTGCTGGACCGCGGGCTGCTGCAGGCGCTGCAGATCGACGGACGGGTGGCGTTCTCGCTGGTCGGCGAGGTGCTGGGGGTGTCGGACCAGACGATCGCGCGCCGGTACGCGCGGCTGCGGGCCGAGGCGGGGGTGCGGGTGCTCGGGGCGGTGCTGCCGCAGGCCGTGGGGCGGCAGGTGTGGGTGGTGCGGGTGCGGTGTGTGCCGGAGGCGGCCGTGGGGCTCGCGCGGGCGCTGGCGCGGCAGCCGGAGACCTCCTGGGTGCAGATCGCCTCGGGCGGCTCGGAGATCATCTGCATGGTGCAGGCACCGGCCGACGCCCCGGCCGAGGAGTCGGCGCTGCTCTCCCGTCTGCCGCGCACGCCCCGGGTGACCGAGGTCAGCGCGCACTGCGTCCTGCACATGTTCTTCGGCGGCAGCACCAGCCCGCTGACGAAGAACGGGCCGCTGACATCCGGACAGCGGGCCCGGCTGCGACCGCCGGCGGCCGAGCCGGTGACCTCGCCGGTGGACCTGTCCGCGGCGGACCACGCGCTGCTGTCGGCGCTGGCCCTCGACGGGCGGGCCGGGTTCCGGTCACTGGCCGAGGCGACCGGCTGGTCGCAGACGAGGGTGCGGCGCCGGCTGGCCGAACTCCGCTCGGGCGGGATCGTCTACTTCGACGTGGACTTCGATCCGGCGCCGTTCGGCCTGCGGACGAGCGCGGCGCTGTGGCTGAGCGTCGCGCCGGGCCACCTGGCCGCGGCGGGCGAGGCGCTGGCGGCACACCCGCAAGTGGGCTTCGCGGCGGCCACCACCGGCGCGTCCCACCTCTACGCGAGCGTGCAGTGCGGCGACAGCACGGCGCTGTACGCGTATCTGACGGGGCCGGTGGCGGCGCTGCCCGGGGTGCGGTCGGTGGAGACCGCGCCCAGCATGCGGGTGTTCAAGCAGGCCGCCACCGTCGTCGGATAG
- a CDS encoding alkene reductase, which translates to MTTAFDPIELGGKRLANRIAMAPMTRSRAYGPGAGATELMADYYAQRASAGLIITEGVQPSVVGQGYPDTPGLHSAEQVAAWRQVTDAVHREGGVIFAQLMHTGRIGHPSLLPDGLIPVGPSAVAATGQVYTHQGPQDFVTPKELAHDEIVRTIADFADAARNAIAAGFDGVELHGANGYLIHQFLAPNANQRTDAWGGDATGRVRFAAEAARAVADAIGAHRTGIRISPGAPFNDIAETDPADLEQTYTSLVAALAPLDLAYLHVLEGPDRSLTERLRKDWPGTFVLNPFTHPEPTGHDSLDLIENGTADLVAFGALFLANPDLPRRLASGGPYNAPDRATFYGGDARGYTDYPPLPA; encoded by the coding sequence ATGACGACCGCGTTCGACCCGATCGAGCTGGGCGGCAAGCGCCTGGCCAACCGCATCGCGATGGCACCGATGACCCGCAGCCGCGCCTACGGGCCGGGGGCCGGTGCGACGGAGCTGATGGCGGACTACTACGCCCAGCGGGCGAGCGCCGGCCTGATCATCACCGAGGGCGTCCAGCCGTCGGTGGTCGGCCAGGGCTACCCCGACACCCCGGGCCTGCACTCCGCGGAGCAGGTCGCCGCCTGGCGGCAGGTGACCGACGCGGTCCACCGCGAGGGCGGAGTGATCTTCGCGCAGCTGATGCACACCGGCCGCATCGGCCACCCCAGCCTGCTGCCCGACGGCCTGATCCCGGTGGGCCCCTCCGCCGTCGCCGCGACGGGCCAGGTCTACACCCACCAGGGCCCCCAGGACTTCGTCACGCCCAAGGAGCTGGCGCACGACGAGATCGTGCGGACGATCGCCGACTTCGCCGACGCCGCGCGCAACGCCATCGCCGCCGGCTTCGACGGGGTGGAGCTCCACGGGGCGAACGGCTACCTGATCCACCAGTTCCTCGCCCCGAACGCCAACCAGCGCACCGACGCCTGGGGCGGCGACGCCACCGGCCGGGTGCGCTTCGCCGCCGAGGCCGCCCGCGCCGTCGCGGACGCCATCGGCGCGCACCGGACCGGCATCCGCATCTCCCCCGGAGCCCCCTTCAACGACATCGCCGAGACCGACCCGGCGGACCTGGAGCAGACCTACACGTCCCTGGTGGCCGCGCTCGCCCCGCTGGACCTGGCCTACCTGCACGTCCTCGAAGGCCCCGACCGGAGTCTGACCGAGCGCCTGCGCAAGGACTGGCCCGGCACGTTCGTCCTCAACCCCTTCACGCACCCCGAGCCGACCGGCCACGACTCCCTCGACCTGATCGAGAACGGCACCGCGGACCTGGTCGCCTTCGGCGCGCTGTTCCTGGCCAACCCCGACCTCCCCCGCCGCCTCGCCTCCGGCGGCCCCTACAACGCCCCCGACCGCGCCACCTTCTACGGCGGCGACGCACGCGGCTACACCGACTACCCGCCCCTGCCGGCCTGA
- a CDS encoding LamG domain-containing protein, whose amino-acid sequence MTRRWSLITTIVVLTVALAFVVAQLVRGQGAEKSGKDQAGGSSAGPGDGAGALRGVGWWPLHRSGTAKAGEHDALVNGGGRWIDGPQGGALKLDGASGFADTGTRIDTAGKDYSVAARVRLAPEDMNGFHTVLSQDGDRASTFFLQYSGQDQNFAFSFTGARTLAEKAGQPQAGRWYHLTGTYRQKDHRMRIYVDGRLAGSRTATGTVRPNGSVVIGRGKFDGKAADAWNGAVSDVHLYDRELTPREVSALSSREPG is encoded by the coding sequence ATGACGCGCAGATGGTCGCTCATCACCACCATCGTCGTACTGACCGTCGCGCTGGCCTTCGTCGTCGCCCAACTGGTGCGCGGTCAGGGGGCCGAGAAGTCCGGGAAGGACCAGGCCGGGGGGAGCTCGGCCGGGCCCGGGGACGGCGCGGGGGCGCTGCGCGGGGTCGGGTGGTGGCCGCTGCACCGGTCGGGCACCGCGAAGGCGGGGGAGCACGACGCCCTCGTCAATGGCGGCGGGCGGTGGATCGACGGGCCGCAGGGCGGTGCCCTGAAGCTGGACGGGGCCAGCGGATTCGCGGACACCGGGACCCGGATCGACACCGCGGGCAAGGACTACTCGGTCGCCGCGCGGGTGCGGCTCGCGCCCGAGGACATGAACGGCTTCCACACCGTGCTGTCCCAGGACGGCGACCGGGCCAGCACGTTCTTCCTCCAGTACTCCGGCCAGGACCAGAACTTCGCGTTCAGCTTCACCGGCGCCCGCACCCTCGCGGAGAAGGCGGGGCAGCCGCAGGCCGGCCGCTGGTACCACCTCACCGGCACGTACCGGCAGAAGGACCACCGGATGCGGATCTACGTGGACGGCCGGCTCGCGGGAAGCAGGACGGCCACCGGCACGGTGCGGCCCAACGGCTCCGTGGTGATCGGCCGCGGCAAGTTCGACGGGAAGGCCGCCGACGCGTGGAACGGGGCGGTCTCCGATGTGCACCTCTACGACCGGGAGCTGACGCCCCGTGAGGTGAGTGCGCTTTCCTCCCGCGAACCGGGCTGA